One window of the Strix uralensis isolate ZFMK-TIS-50842 chromosome 3, bStrUra1, whole genome shotgun sequence genome contains the following:
- the ID2 gene encoding DNA-binding protein inhibitor ID-2 codes for MKAFSPVRSVRKSGLSEHNLGISRSKTPVDDPMSLLYNMNDCYSKLKELVPSIPQNKKVSKMEILQHVIDYILDLQIALDSHPSIVSLHHQRPGQNPSSRTPLTTLNTDISILSLQASEFPSELMSSDSKALCG; via the exons ATGAAAGCCTTCAGCCCGGTGCGGTCCGTCAGGAAAAGCGGCCTCTCGGAGCACAACCTGGGCATCTCCCGGAGCAAAACCCCCGTGGATGACCCCATGAGCCTGCTGTACAACATGAACGACTGCTACTCcaagctgaaggagctggtgccCAGCATCCCGCAGAACAAGAAAGTGAGCAAGATGGAAATCCTGCAGCACGTTATCGACTACATCCTGGACCTGCAGATCGCCTTGGACTCGCACCCCAGCATCGTCAGCCTCCACCACCAGAGACCCGGGCAAAACCCTTCCTCCAGAACTCCTCTGACCACCCTCAACACAGACATCAGCATCCTCTCGCTACAG GCGTCCGAGTTCCCCTCAGAGCTCATGTCAAGCGACAGCAAAGCACTTTGTGGCTGA